Part of the Corynebacterium caspium DSM 44850 genome, CGAACATGATGATCGTCTCGCTGAAAGAGAATTTCAACAATTTGGTACCAGCTGGGAAGTATCTGGACTAGTGCGTACCGATGAATTGGAAGAAACCGTTGGTTATAAAGCTCCCGAAGGCCCCTATGAAACTCTAGGTGGTTTAATAATGGCCACTCTAGGTGAAATTCCCCAGGTAGGAGACGTAGTGGTGCTTCCTGCTGAGGAAACTTCTCTGCTTGATCAGTTACATCCTGATGCGGTGGGACGCTGGATTGCTCGCGTTACTCTAATGGAAGGTCGCCGAGTGGATCGTGCAGAATTATCCCCTGTCTCTGATGCTGAAGCTAAGGAATACCAATCATGAGCGTATGGGCCACAGTCTTGCTAATAACTGTTTTATTAGGGTTCAATGCTTTTTTCGTCGCTAGTGAATTCGCTTTAATTTCCTCTCGACGAGACCGCCTGGAAGCATTAATTTCTCAAGGTAGGCCAGCTGCAGCCAAAGTTCTTTATGCTACTGAACATCTTTCAATAATGTTGGCAGCTGCTCAGCTAGGCATCACCATTTGTTCCCTGATTTTAGGTCGGGCGGCAGAACCAGCAATTGCGCATTTTATTGAAATGCCATTTATAGCTATGGGAGTTTCCCCCGAATTAATTCACCCCATATCCTTTGTAATTGCGCTGCTTATAATCACTTTTTTGCATATTTTATTTGGCGAGATGGTTCCCAAAAATATTGCTATTGCAGGGCCTGAAACTCTAGCAATGTGGCTAGCTCCAGGGATTATTGGCTGGGTGAAAATCACCCGACCATTGGTGGAATTTCTCAACTGGGTGGCTCGCATTACTTTGCGGGCTATGGGAGTAGAGCAAAAAGACGAACTCGATTCCACGGTTGACCAAGAACAATTAGCGGAAATGATCGCGGAGTCTCGGGCTGAAGGCTATTTAGATGCCGAAGAACATGCCCGCTTAAAAAAAGCTTTGGGTACGGAGTACCGCACCATTACTGAAGTGCTAATTCCTTTAGAAAAGGTCTGCACCCTTGATTTTGGTAACGCAGGCCCACAAGTTAGAGAACTTGAAGAATTAGTGGTATCTACTGGTTATTCACGTTTCCCGGTTGCTGGACCCACTGGAGCTTTCCTAGGTTATGTCCATATTAAAGACGTGCTAAATAAACTGGCTACCTTCAACGATGATGATGTAATTTCCCAGGAAAGACTTCGTCCTTTACTTCCTATTGATGCTCAAACTCCACTAGATGAAGCTTTGAATTTATTGCATCAACGTTCCGCCCACATGGCCCAAGTACGCGATGGCGGCGAATTAATTGGAATTGTCACCTTAGAAGATGTAATCGAAGAGTTCGTGGGCACCGTGACTGACTGGACCCATGAAGATCGCATATAAATAGCGGCTATGTAGACTGAAGTATCTAATCGTTTTAGACGTAGCGGAAGAGGTTGACTAGGTGTTCGACTGGGACTGGAGCATGGGAAGGCATCGCGCCTCTGAAAATAAATTCGCTATTGCTGGTTGGGTAGTTCTCTGGACAGCACTTCTTGCAGTAGCAGTAGCAAGCACCTGGTATATCGCCACCAACCGAAATGTTGCGGAACCGGCCACAAATATATCTTCTGGTGCGACAGTTTCTGCAGGTACTACTACACTTGAGAACTCCACTGCCAACGGGGCTTTCATTTCAACCACACCGTGTACTGGTCCGGAGATAATTCTTCCCATTGCGATATATCCTGCCAAGTCTGGGGAAACTCTTCTTTCTGAATTCAATGAGGCAAAACTCCAAGCGGGAACATCTTGCGCAGTAGCAACCCAAACTGAACTTTCAGAAGCAGCAATTCTTATTGCCCCGGACACTCCCGCCACGGCAAAACTTTTGACCGAATTTAAACGCACCCCTACCTGGGCAGCTTCTCCCCTACCGGTATTTTCTACTGCAGTGGTTGCTTGGGGTGAAGATCTAGCTAATCTTGCCTATCCTCTCGCTGACCAGCCTGATGCTGCGATTACTGCCGCTATGCAACGCGAAGATGATCCAATGTCAAAGCTCAAGCAAGATATTGATTTAACGGTAGAGGCTGCAAGAACAGCTGGAAAAACGGTGGCCGTACCAGCGACATTGGTGCCTGCTGGAGAGAAAACCACCGTACTGCCAGATACTAAAATAGTTTCCGCCGCTCAGGTACTAACACCGGTTAATCCGGTAAATACCCCGGCTGATCTGCAAAGAGCCACAGAAGTATTTATGGTCTTTGCCGCAAGTAGGCCAGAAACTCAAAAGCTTGCCAAAGAAGCTCCAGCAGATACTTCCCCTATGGCAGCTAACAGTGAGAAGCTTTATACCTTAGCTACTATTCCTGCCGTTGCTGATTCAATATATCTATTAGATACTTCCGCACGCATGGAGAATCCTAAATTTGGTCAAGCTAAACAGCTGATTTTAGCCGATGCTCAGGAAGTTAAATCCCGTGGTTATCAGCTCTCGCTATGGAATTACTCCTCCCCCATAAATCCAGGGGTATCAATGCCGTGGCGGGCTAATTTGAGACTCCACCCGGAGGTGAGCGTAGAAAATATTGCAGCTGCCATAGATGGCTTTGGAATTGCTGGAGTACCGCAAACTCGTACCTCGGTGCTTGCAGCTTTAGATGAGGCCCGAAATCACCCAGGTACAACCCGAGTAGTTCTCATTACCAGTGGTACCGAGGAAGATATGAGCGATGCAGATTTCGCTCAACGCCTGGGCAATGCGCTTAACACTTCAGATGTAGTACTAGAAGTTATTCATATTGGCGATGCCCCACGAGACCAAGTATTACAGTATCAAGCCACCCGATTCAGTATCGTTTAAAACATAAAAGTAGCTCCCTTAACAGGGAGCTAATTTTTTGAGGTAACGCTAAGCTGCGGCTAAAGCTAAGGTTATTGCCTTAAGAACTGCGCCGAGCCTTACGCCTGGCAGCAAGATCATCACGAGCTACTGCGGCTGCATTATGGTGTGCTTCTAGCACAGGATCAATTCTTTCTGAGGGGAAATTCGAGATAGTTCCGGATAGTTCCTTAACGATTCCTGGAACTGCAATACCAAAAACGCCTTGTCCACCGGCAAGTAAATCGATAACTTCATTAGAAGAACGGCACTCATAAACGGTGGTGCCATCAGAAACTAAGGTAATTCCGGCTAAATCTTCTACTCCACGGTCACGTAAACGATCTACGGCTTGGCGGATATTTTGCAAGGAAATTCCGGTATCTAGTAAACGTTTTACGATTTTTAATACCAAAATATCTCGGAAAGAGTAAAGCCGTTGAGATCCAGATCCTCTGGCCCCGCGCACCGAAGGTCGTACCAAATTTGTGCGTGCCCAGTAATCAAGTTGACGATAAGTAATCCCCGCAACCTGGCAAGCTATAGGTACTCGGTAGCCGACCTGTTCGGTGGGAGCTAGGT contains:
- a CDS encoding hemolysin family protein; protein product: MSVWATVLLITVLLGFNAFFVASEFALISSRRDRLEALISQGRPAAAKVLYATEHLSIMLAAAQLGITICSLILGRAAEPAIAHFIEMPFIAMGVSPELIHPISFVIALLIITFLHILFGEMVPKNIAIAGPETLAMWLAPGIIGWVKITRPLVEFLNWVARITLRAMGVEQKDELDSTVDQEQLAEMIAESRAEGYLDAEEHARLKKALGTEYRTITEVLIPLEKVCTLDFGNAGPQVRELEELVVSTGYSRFPVAGPTGAFLGYVHIKDVLNKLATFNDDDVISQERLRPLLPIDAQTPLDEALNLLHQRSAHMAQVRDGGELIGIVTLEDVIEEFVGTVTDWTHEDRI
- a CDS encoding vWA domain-containing protein; its protein translation is MFDWDWSMGRHRASENKFAIAGWVVLWTALLAVAVASTWYIATNRNVAEPATNISSGATVSAGTTTLENSTANGAFISTTPCTGPEIILPIAIYPAKSGETLLSEFNEAKLQAGTSCAVATQTELSEAAILIAPDTPATAKLLTEFKRTPTWAASPLPVFSTAVVAWGEDLANLAYPLADQPDAAITAAMQREDDPMSKLKQDIDLTVEAARTAGKTVAVPATLVPAGEKTTVLPDTKIVSAAQVLTPVNPVNTPADLQRATEVFMVFAASRPETQKLAKEAPADTSPMAANSEKLYTLATIPAVADSIYLLDTSARMENPKFGQAKQLILADAQEVKSRGYQLSLWNYSSPINPGVSMPWRANLRLHPEVSVENIAAAIDGFGIAGVPQTRTSVLAALDEARNHPGTTRVVLITSGTEEDMSDADFAQRLGNALNTSDVVLEVIHIGDAPRDQVLQYQATRFSIV
- a CDS encoding MerR family transcriptional regulator; translation: MTTPQQDAAVQGTLFDLAPTEQVGYRVPIACQVAGITYRQLDYWARTNLVRPSVRGARGSGSQRLYSFRDILVLKIVKRLLDTGISLQNIRQAVDRLRDRGVEDLAGITLVSDGTTVYECRSSNEVIDLLAGGQGVFGIAVPGIVKELSGTISNFPSERIDPVLEAHHNAAAVARDDLAARRKARRSS